The DNA window TAGAGCCAGTTTTCTGCATTTAGGCagccaaaaaaacaaacacaacatGCACCACTTACGATAATTCCAAATTGAGAGTCCCTCCACTGACCACATTAGTGTCGACCTTCATTCGAGAGCGGTCGAAAGCCTAATTATCTCTTGTATGTTAAATTGGAACTATCAATTTGAATCTATATATAGacacatgacacacacacacacacacacacacatatatatatgtatgtatgtatgtaaataCAAAGTTttccaaacattaaaatatatctttGTCCAATCATCTCCTATAATGAGGCCTCatacatttataaaattaggGTAACACTATATAACACAAACCATGAATTTAACACAATTATAGTACGAAAAATAAACAAGTTTCAATTTGATATAAATTGGTTTGGATCAAAATAGGTTAAGCCGATAAGACATGACTAATAAATGGATAAATTGTGGGTCAACCCGGAAACACACAATCAACCGGTATACGGCCATGAATaagttctatttttaaaatttataaatctttagccttatatgtattttattgttgttggaaatatgtgatattaatattaatatttgactCTGTTATATCTTGAATATCTATTAAAATCTTTTTGttgatatgtaattttatttttttttaaatattagttttcttatatattactagattagattttgataataaaatatttaatcatatattcaattgtaattgtaaattatttttatagttatcATTGTAttacatatgaaattatattaattgaattaaaaaaataaatctacggGTCATCAACTCAACCCATGCATTTATATGAAATAGGTTAAATAGGTTGAAGTGAGTTAAATGAGTTGAAACGGGTTTAATGGGTCATGTCCAAGTTAACTGAATAAAAGTTCATTACTAAATAGTTTAAGCAAACCGGTCGTATCTTATCATGTCACCCATTAATTAAATGggatcactacaacaaatttgagattttgggacaaaattatttagggacgaaatttttttcatccctaaaagtcattttctgggacgaattttaaatttcgtccaaaaaaatcgatgaatttagaaaaccgttcgaacgtcaaaataaccgatcgaacatttttttctgcgacgaattaaatcgtctcaaaaaatttttcccgttcgaatgtgaaaaaatacgttcgaacagtaaaatttggcggataattactttattatggaggggaaagttcaaaaacgttcgaacgagaattttttgtgttcgaacggaaaatatttggtggcaaatcctggcaAATCCTGAGAATTTTTCCTCGGACAcagatcctatatgcccctccattgtctgggctagcagcaccgagctctttatagaactcagtaacgatctcaatgaaggaaacgagctccattccttcttctcgctgatctaagattggtgcccaaccacgatcattgaatactgatgggagggaatgaccctcccatataagagcgacaaaatcagacagttttacctgtcgctcaagtaaaacggtccgctctcgaactgtttggatggaaggttctcctgatctaccacgtttacggcctcgataagacattattatgatcctgcaattttaaaaataaaatatacattcaagattagtgataaaatctaattacgactaaaagatttacaaaattatatactaatagcaatttaataaattaattgatagaacatataatcaattaaacgatgaaaacaatttaataagctaataaaatgttaatggatttaatttaataattagcgttcgaacgtctaaatatatggtcgaacggacaattaataacgttcgaacgtgtctaTCAAGTTCGAACGTACAGGTTTACCCGTTCGAACTAACtggttaataccgttcgaacgtaaaacagatctaactcggccatggctgagtcaactcagcggccatgaaaatactcaaaaattaatcgattccgtggtttcttcgactaaaaaacaaagtactcttcatttctaaacatcctacgatagatttatgatgttttacggtaattattaatgaaaaaatgtaattttaagaaaaaaaaacaaataaaaccataaaattataaaataaacggtaaaatgagtttgaaaatacataCCTTTAGTTGGGAGGAAAAATGTTTGACGTATGTGCTGATCACGACGGCAGACGGCGGTGAATGTagtgcgttcaaacgttttctcgctttttcaaacggtggggACGGCGGCGTGAGAGAAATCGCTGCCCGCGATAACTTATACgtgcataaccgttcgaacgttaatagttaaagttcgaacgttaatataaaACCGTTCGCCCGTTactatttcacgttcgaacggaagttttgtaagtttattaaaaaatatattaaatgtatactatatttatattcatataaattattataatatatatactattatagtagattatatatactgtaatatatatgtaatattataatatatattataatagtagaatactttaaatgaaagcataataacttataaaatattttcttatagtataatagtaatatatcataatactttactatcaaagtgttatatatgagatattaagatatatatagtaccatataatagcatgtagtactatatggtatgagtttatacttaactaatatatgtcatattacatattccattatactttacctactaaagttatatatgatattatacaacatatatacatagagtatagattacttataatatactatcatcttataaatttctctagactttattatgtgaccttagtatatttggggctatatatatgtgagtatatattactaatacatatgatcttaataatatatatgatagtataggtcactatatatatgataatatatattactatatatactatataattagtatagattaccatatatatgatagtatatattacattatatataatagtatatataactaatacatatgatgttatagtacttttcatttaatgatgaaaaaagttatatttaatcataaaggatatgtgttcgaacggtactcataaacagttcgaacacatatgttaacgtttgaacgtaaaataaaacattcgaacggacaaggcaaatggcgggaaaacatcccgccaattaaagacagctggattaccgttcgaacgtaatttgttatagttcgaacggattattgcagtggtgggaaaatatcccgccaattaaaatatagtatcatctaatatgtctacatatattaatgttgttcttttattcaaaggtataatgaaaaaaagaaaataaataaaactttgtaatacCGATTGGGTCAGTTagaaattaacgttcgaacacacTTTTTATACGTTCtcccgcttaatattttcacattcgaacggttagtaaataaccgttcgaacatgaaatgttcttcaaaaacacgacagaacctcacaattttgtttctctccTCCTGCGCAGTCACTCCGTGTGGTCGCCTGAAGATTACCCTTCACATATCAGAggtattctttctcaaactaactcttaagctcaaaaaaattgttcatctcaCTCTACTATTCTCGGATTAATACTTGTAggatagtttgtgattatttttggatttttttcagatttttttcttttcatcttcaatttgtcaggtatttcttttaaaatagaaatgtatgatttgaacttaatattttgcaatgttagaaagttgtatgctttgaaattggtgtttgtgtttgatgctgtttgtaattaatggagttttcggcgttgttgaagacgactggaatctggaacgaatacgttcgaacggattaggattaccgttcgaacgtattcattttgttcgaacatcGTGTATCATCGTTcgaacgggtaatgacatttcatcaataacgtatacataatacaaatagtttgggatagttgtgtaaattatatgtactactaccatttaatattgttaattctaaataaataaaattattattcaaattaaaatactactaaaattttaaattaaaatataaattttggtagatttaacaatacttaaatacttcaagataaattaataaaattaatattcaaattaaaatactactaattctttaaattaaaatagaaatagttaagatttaataatacttaaatacttcaagataaattaataaaattaatattcaaattaaaatactactaaatctttaaattaaaatagaaataattaagatttaataatacttaaatacttcaagataaattaataaaattaatattcaaattaaaatactactaaatctttaaattaaaatataaatagttaagatttaataatacttaaatacttcaagataaattaataaaattaatattcaaatgaaaatactactaaatcttgaaattaaaatagaaatagttaagatttaataatacttaaatacttcaagataaattaataaaattaatattcaaattaaaatactactaaatctttaaattaaaatacttaattataaacatgtaaaactaatatttaaattaaaatctggaataaatattgaaataatacctactaattatgtttttgttgtattgttgtgtaaataatatgttgttattgtttgacatatattagcatattttgtattgtttgttcatcaaaataaaccttagactcgttcgagagttatcaattcggatgaatgcttgattgataactcttgaattgtccagagtggacagtttgagattgtaagatcattctcgcaaactatagaactatatctgttgtcgtccaacattatgattttggtagattcatccattgttctctggatatgcagtttcggtgatggtgcagcgacgtgttaatcgtcagtgcacacaacgaaacgagcatatttggagaactatggggagatgctgccgaaattttgttggatgtgacagataatagatcataaTGCAGAtaagatcatcatgatcatatctttgcaggagcgaagttctataaacaaaacaaatagatcaaaattgaagattaatcatcatgcaggctcaagatctttccatcgtctttctcagaaattggtattgctattttttttattggatatagttaattatttggactcatcataatgactttatatctttaacacatttattgtagcaagattcagatactaattatgatctgacaaaattatatgctgcatcgcacactgatcgtaatggagagtggactcagcctgatgcccgtgaaaattatgtaagttttataacatgtttaaattaaatatattagaatatttatgacgatattaattctttatcttatatatggctaggataaaatggttgccctacgtgctgaatctgcgtcaaatcaaaattcctcaacaagtgatattgagatttttacacaagtcctgggtcaacgttcaggatatttgaggggtttgggtcgttgtgtaaagactggtccctcttcctcttcttctgggaatgcatctatgacttctatagcgctagagaatgcgaattctagaatcgaagaattgactacaagacagcatgagttagaggctcaattggcaaaacaagcagatatggagatgcgcctcaaacaacatgaagaacaacaagaagagttcagaagacagatgcaactccaaatgcagcagcttatgtaacagtacaggcctccaaacaactgatggattttgggattatctatttatgtacgaacaatacctgtctcgactgttatttatttactttgtgcttattttaacatttttgtgagtgttaaacagtttctaatgtattgtggcaaatagtatgaatatctatttggttttctattattgatttaaattaaagagatatcgttcgaacgaacgTAAAACGTTTGAACTCTATGTAACGgcaatagcgttcgaacgtggatgtaatgttcgaacgaaattCATGTTCGTAgtgttcgaacgatcacacaacgttcgaacgtaaataatttcagtcgtattcgaacatatcctataccgttcgaacccatatagcgttcgacctgaccatttaacgttcgaacacaaagacaattcataacgttcgaacgaattcatgtgtgttcgaacatatttcgaaatcgttcaaacacgttactactgttcgaacttaaaattttttccgttcgaactattttctaggacgaatttaaaccgtgacgaaatttttttttcgttcgaacggtttccttcaatttcgtcccaaaagaaattttttgggatgaaattgtgattttcgtcccaacatgccttttggcacagtgatattggaacgactttgggacgaatttttttcgtcccaaaaatttttccgggacgaaattggggtcttttgggacgaaaattttcatcccaaaagaccctttctgttgtagtggaTGGATTCGGGATTTAGTTTGAcccatttgaaaaatagatCAGGTTCTGGTTGACCCATATAATTTAATATCCATAACCTGACACAATACGAACAATTACAATTGCTAACCctatataaattaacaatactGAAGAACAAAATTATCTTGGAATAATTATTCTGTTGCTAAAATTATTtccaatgtaaaaaaaaaaaaaaatgctctctggaacttataatatatatttccaagttagaacaaatgaaacaaaaaccGCATAGGCCTGTTGATCAGGAAGCCTCAATTATTCCCAAAATAATTTCGCACTTACTACTCCTGTCGAATGAGCACGAATTTCGCTCGAGCTATGCTATAAAGGtatatttaataatgtttttaataatgtttaatATAGAGTAATGTGAGGATATTTTTCACATTCTGCAcccaaatatattaaattaactcacatttttcatagggtggggatatttttttatagagtgggATGTGGGgggatgaatagtaatgaagaataatttatctaaattaaattccCGGCCCTTAATTtagttgtttaatttatttatatacttttcataatttaatttgaaaaattttcaaaatatatttatcaatatacaCAAATTCAGTGAGAGTTTAACAAAACATATATCTAGCAGCTTTCTAATTTCTATCAgtgtatttattaatatatatatatatatatatatatatatatatatatataagatatacgttgtcagtataatatatatagtaataaaagatCATAAATCCTTGAGGAGAAGGGTTTTTACCATTTAACAAGATATTTTCAGCGTTAATATAAGAACTAGAAAATTAATCTAACTGCAAGGAACTcgaataaaaatagaaaaaactcaTGTACGTATAAAAAGAGAGTAACAAATTACAACAAATTATAGAAATCAAAAGATCATAATTAATCAAAGGAggatatttcaaaattatacattatattttttatttatttaaaaatacatattaaggctgagagtttattttaattatttttacaattttaataagaaagcttgtacatatatatacattaaatatatataattaatctactcgttagctactattcactaccccaccctatattatatgaaaaaaactataaaatgtgagGAGTGAaggtaaatagtgactgatgtgtagataaaaatatatatatataggataataCTATTGGGGCTGACATTTCTAATCGAGAAGTTGACTGACAAGTGCAAATGCacttttttattgttatatattttaaaacttttaaacaaataaaaaatatcaattaactaataatcacttctttaaccattaagttaaaaaattaaaaattaaaaacttacaATCAATCAATTTTATCGGtcaatttcatttgtttttacaaatgaaatgagatgaactgagattaaaattaaaaattaaataaaatattgttaaaatatatatttttaatattacttttgttttgagatttgaaaaaattgaattttttatttaattttgaatgaaaatttgagaaaatggtcatgattagattagattagacgagataagttaaaatgaattatgaaaacaaactagctAGGAAAAAACCCAATTGGCTTGCCTCTTCTCCTCTATAAAAAGCCGAGTTAGTGACACCCACAATCACACCAAAACCCATTATGGCGATGAAAGGGTGCATACTCATAGgccttcttgttcttgtttcctcttTCGCCAGCACCATCAATGCTGAAGCTATCACTACCAGTTACGGCATTTCTACACTCAACAGGACCAGTTTTCCCGAAGGTTTCACTTTTGGTGCAGGATCATCTGACTATCAGGTAAGCCCCAGGTTTTCTACGTACATGTTTATATCttacatattttgatttttattacgTTCACAAAATAAGTCATGCATATACGTGCTTGCCCCAATAAATGTTTGAATTCCAGTATGAAGGTGCAACGCCGTTGGAAGATGGTAAAGGAGAGAGTATGTGGGATTATTACGTCCACAAATACCCAGGtctctaatctctctctctttctcattctctgatctctctctctctctctctctctatatatatatatattacgtaaGAAGCTTTGATTGTTTTAgagaatataaaataactaagtTTATCTATATCTATGGtctaaaaaatgagaaaattattatttcagaTGACATGAAGACGAAAAACTAAGAACGTACTGCTATgtccagaagaaaaaaaaaacaatttgacATTTTGGGAGagttttgtatataaaaaaccttttaattcatctcatctcatctcatctaatctaattattataacttttctagattttcatacaaaatacaataaataattcaactttcttaaatctcaaaacaataataatattaaaaaatatattttaactatatttattcaactttcaaatttcatctcaactcactatccaaatctctGATTAATCTCCGAAGTGAAATGCTAAGGCTATAATTGGAACACAAACTTATATCAATCAATtccaaaccaatcattgataggactcactactttttcaaattccaataaaaaagttaaacttatcttaatctACTGCATACATTCAAACATGTATATCAACCTATTTACTTCAAACACGTTTTaatgagacccacaaaatactaatatacaCAAATCAACTTAGATCATGTCAACTGAAATCACCTCAgcatctaaatatataatatatgacccactaatcattaaaatattttcgaaCTAACTTTGTGGTTAGGCTTGTGCTTTAgtcttaaataatattaattggaTTTGTTTCAAACTGTAGAGAAAATACTGGATGGCAGTAATGGAGATGTAGCTGATGATCAATATAATCGCTTCAAGGTACGCGTATCCTTTTCTTTATAACCCGTTTTGTGGATAAATAAGAGGAGTAAAAGGTATATACCacataagtaaaaaattaaattcggTAGCATTTTCGTTCCGCTTCCATTCTATTATGATGAGCTAGCTTTgtgatccatataaaaaattatttaaataaaatacatgtagcGAAAGCTATAGCATCacccaaatatcattttctcttccaattaaaacaaaatttcattatgaCATTTCGAGATCACCATACGTGGCCTTTTTGTTACATTCATTTTCCAATATTTGaaagtaatttgaaaataatttattttttaattaatcgtTGTGGTACCACTACTGGGCACACCATGTGGAACATGTTGATCGACTAACGttatcttggaaaaaaaaaaggaaaattctttttttctaacatttttatgctcaaaaaataattataaaagattaaaTGTCTTTTTGGAAATTTTAGGAGGACTTTGTGCTTCTGAAGGATATGAATGCAGATGCATACAGATTCTCAATCGCATGGACCAGACTGATACCAAGTAATTAATTACATGCTTTTCTGGATCAATGATATATCTCTAGCAATTAATTTCCGATgcctatatatattcattgtctattttttaaaagcttTCGATTTGATATATAATCATAAGTCACAAGTACTATTCGTTTGTGTTCAATTTTCAGCCGGAAAGATTAGTGATGGTGTGAACCAGAAAGGAATCGACCACTACAACGAGGTCATCAATGATCTCCTAGCCAAAGGTCACGGGCGTCTACATTAATCTATCACCATATACTAATAATGAGGTGGTCATGTCGACCCATAAGTAATTCATTGATCATGTATTAATGGTACTTAGAATTATTGAAATGCAGGTCTTACGCCCTATGTGACACTCTTCCACTGGCACGTCCCAATGGCCTTAGATGATGAGTATGGCGGTTTCTTAAGTCAAAGCATTGTGTAAGTGATGACTAAGTCACGACCGTATCACCAACATTGCATATATAGAAACAAATGGGTAATTCTAATATATCCATGCATGCGTACGTAATTTTTAGGGAAGACTTCAAGGACTTCGCAGAGCTTTGCTTCAAGGAGTTTGGTGATAGGGTAAAGCATTGGACCACCCTAAACGAGCCTCATATGTTCACCAATGGTGGATATGCAGCAGGGGTTTTAGCACCTTTTAGATGTTCGAGCTGGCAAAATTTGAATTGCACCGGTGGGGATTCAGCGACGGAGCCATATACCGTCACCCACAATCTGCTTCTTGCTCATTCAGCTACCGCAAACTTGTATAAGACCAAATATCAGGTTCcaatactattttatatttaccAAAGTTGAagtttacaccaacaaaataTCATATATGCCTTCGTCGTACGGACTTTTGTGTTGACTTAAACTAGATCAATAGCCATGGCTTGATTAACCAAATCACGTTCACTATGTTCAGGCAGAGCAAAAAGGTGTTATAGGGATAACACTTGATTGCGATTGGGTGGTGCCATATTCTCAATCGGAGAAAGACCGTGCTGCCGCGTTACGTGACGTTGATTTTAGGTTCGGATGGTATGTATttctttaattagtttttttcccTGTTCAcacctgtttttgtttttaaattataggacCCTGATCTCAATTTGTGGatggttttatattttgttgcaGGGTACATGGAACCCTTAACAAAGGGTCGCTATCCCCTCAGCATGCGTACGCTTGTAGGTGAAAAGCGATTACCCAGATTCAGCGTCAATGAATCGGAGCTGTTGATCGGATCATACGACTTTATCGGATTAAACTACTATACTACCAATTATGTTGCTGATAAACCTGAAGATAACTCTCTGAACAAAAGCTACTTAACAGATCCTCGGGTTGAAAAAACAGGTACATACGAATTCAACACTCgaaaagctagctagcattgATCGATATGTTTATCTTATCATGTATCGAATATTAGCTACATCTTTTTTTGATTGGCTGTGCATGGCAGGTTCGCGCGACGGGGTCCTCATTGGTCCACAGGTATATGAattataagtaaatatatatttttcattgtatAAGATTCCAAATGGATGATATTGGATCTCATAAACGTTGTCATCTGTACCAACAGTACATGATGACAAACGAAAACAGTCTTGGGCAAATTTTTATGTAGTGATcagttattttctataaatctcAGGCTGGTTCAAGTTGGCTCTATGTCTATCCTGAAGGAATTTACGGTCTTCTTGTCTACACAAAAACCAAGTACGGTGATCCAGAAATTTACATCACTGAGAATGGTAATTTTCTCAACcttttttcaattattgttgCATAAAGTCGATGGTGAATTCTTGTATG is part of the Juglans regia cultivar Chandler unplaced genomic scaffold, Walnut 2.0 Scaffold_713, whole genome shotgun sequence genome and encodes:
- the LOC108986520 gene encoding beta-glucosidase 12-like translates to MAMKGCILIGLLVLVSSFASTINAEAITTSYGISTLNRTSFPEGFTFGAGSSDYQYEGATPLEDGKGESMWDYYVHKYPEKILDGSNGDVADDQYNRFKEDFVLLKDMNADAYRFSIAWTRLIPTGKISDGVNQKGIDHYNEVINDLLAKGLTPYVTLFHWHVPMALDDEYGGFLSQSIVEDFKDFAELCFKEFGDRVKHWTTLNEPHMFTNGGYAAGVLAPFRCSSWQNLNCTGGDSATEPYTVTHNLLLAHSATANLYKTKYQAEQKGVIGITLDCDWVVPYSQSEKDRAAALRDVDFRFGWYMEPLTKGRYPLSMRTLVGEKRLPRFSVNESELLIGSYDFIGLNYYTTNYVADKPEDNSLNKSYLTDPRVEKTGSRDGVLIGPQAGSSWLYVYPEGIYGLLVYTKTKYGDPEIYITENGTDEVNNASIPLEEALMDTPRIEYHYKHLEQVHKAIGEGVKVRGYFAWTFLDDFEWFSGYTIRFGIHFIDYENGLKRYPKLSAHWFKNFLKK